A region of Rhodopirellula islandica DNA encodes the following proteins:
- a CDS encoding DUF1559 family PulG-like putative transporter — translation MLVVQKSKARAFTLVELLVVISIIGVLISMLLPAVQSAREAARSTDCKNRIRQLALATHMHHDVLGYFPPARYESRPDADPADQCGLETPTWLARVMPYIEQASLGSQWDFSKPWHQHPENVRTVVPDIFLCPSRRSGTQPTGTRALRTTVDGGGGRLPCGCPMPPRPVDVSLDIEGALSDYAGNHGDLTPGATGAPTDFYYGGNGTGVIISVRPNCSDGKAIAPSDRIRMASVTDGTSSTFLFGEKFVPLNGLAQFPEDSPAYDGDHLPASSRLAGPGLRLANGPSDVLADMFSFGSWHPAGVHFALVDGSVRMLSPHTDTKVLGSLANRRDAHVVELAQ, via the coding sequence ATGTTGGTAGTTCAAAAAAGCAAAGCTCGCGCCTTCACGCTGGTCGAATTGCTGGTGGTCATCTCGATCATTGGCGTTCTGATCTCGATGTTGCTGCCTGCCGTTCAATCGGCCCGCGAAGCCGCTCGTAGCACCGATTGCAAGAACCGCATTCGGCAATTGGCACTGGCGACGCACATGCACCATGACGTGCTCGGCTACTTTCCGCCGGCCAGGTACGAGTCGCGACCGGACGCCGATCCGGCCGACCAATGCGGCTTGGAAACACCCACGTGGCTGGCCCGTGTGATGCCTTATATCGAGCAAGCCTCGCTCGGTAGCCAATGGGATTTTTCCAAACCCTGGCATCAACACCCCGAGAACGTTCGAACGGTCGTTCCGGACATCTTCCTCTGCCCCTCGCGACGCTCCGGAACACAACCGACCGGCACTCGGGCACTCCGCACAACGGTCGATGGCGGAGGCGGTCGCCTCCCCTGCGGTTGCCCCATGCCGCCTCGTCCCGTCGACGTGTCCTTGGATATCGAAGGTGCGCTCAGCGATTACGCAGGCAACCATGGTGACCTGACGCCCGGTGCGACCGGTGCTCCCACTGATTTTTACTATGGTGGCAACGGGACCGGAGTGATCATCAGTGTGCGTCCCAACTGCAGTGATGGCAAAGCGATTGCCCCCTCCGATCGCATCCGGATGGCCTCTGTCACGGATGGGACGTCCAGCACGTTTCTGTTTGGCGAAAAGTTTGTCCCCCTCAACGGCCTGGCTCAATTCCCCGAAGACTCGCCAGCTTACGATGGCGACCACCTGCCCGCGTCCAGTCGTCTCGCCGGGCCCGGACTGCGTTTGGCCAACGGCCCCAGCGACGTTCTCGCTGACATGTTCTCATTTGGAAGCTGGCACCCTGCCGGCGTTCACTTCGCGCTGGTCGATGGCAGCGTTCGAATGCTCAGCCCCCACACCGACACCAAAGTCCTGGGCTCGCTGGCCAACCGTCGCGACGCCCACGTGGTGGAGTTGGCCCAATGA
- a CDS encoding permease yields MNQPLTIMLTGGFVRVLQGFAAAAPTLLVGLLIASIMRYYLGDKGTRRLFGGETIRSLPQSWLVGMLLPVCSIGVLPILCEMRRARVKPGAMSAFALSAPLFNPLSLLYGLTLSRPMVIILFAFGSLIIVTALGLFWDAFGGRKEPACDSEPDISDADPTNPDYLIGLRRLAATFVHFARDLTGASLGWTVLALSGLAVLAAVLPFGAMQHSVERDDWLAPLTMMGVAIPVYATPMLAMSQLGMMFQHANSPGAAFTLLILGTGMNLATPVWFGKHYGFKATARWTVSLLVIVLGISYAINQPLIPPGVEPAGHTHAFDIYANPIPVSQGGNTTSLRDLVVKDLDFSVIASLAVLGFFSLAGIGLRLMKIDEAWLVRTAKAHSFVSSLTSEDAKPRKGLDLVVPPGIIGATMLAGLVAMSVVACFAYYPSAEECLDEISMARAECLSAANSGQAEHALYWLPVWEDWSRRMEVGTFIRTGQIRPYQRMQGYLIRKKLELLEHELEHDPFELEETQQVVRNILSTNTRWVRSFRPQD; encoded by the coding sequence ATGAACCAACCACTCACAATCATGTTGACCGGCGGATTCGTTCGCGTCCTTCAAGGCTTCGCTGCCGCCGCGCCAACGTTGCTGGTGGGACTGCTGATCGCGTCGATCATGCGCTACTACCTCGGCGACAAGGGCACCCGAAGGTTGTTCGGCGGCGAGACAATCCGATCACTGCCACAATCCTGGTTGGTCGGCATGCTCTTGCCAGTCTGCTCGATTGGCGTGCTGCCGATTCTCTGCGAGATGCGACGGGCTCGCGTGAAGCCGGGGGCGATGTCGGCGTTCGCTCTCTCCGCTCCGTTGTTCAATCCGCTGTCGCTGCTTTACGGGCTGACACTCAGTCGACCGATGGTGATCATTCTGTTTGCATTCGGTTCACTGATCATCGTCACAGCGCTCGGACTGTTCTGGGATGCGTTCGGCGGGCGGAAAGAACCAGCTTGCGATTCAGAACCAGACATCTCGGATGCCGATCCCACCAACCCCGACTACTTGATCGGTCTGCGGCGACTGGCCGCCACGTTCGTTCACTTCGCTCGTGATCTCACCGGTGCGAGCCTTGGTTGGACGGTGCTCGCGTTGTCCGGTCTCGCGGTTCTGGCCGCTGTCCTTCCCTTTGGAGCCATGCAGCACTCCGTGGAACGCGACGACTGGCTGGCGCCGTTGACGATGATGGGAGTCGCGATTCCTGTTTACGCGACCCCGATGTTGGCGATGAGCCAGTTGGGGATGATGTTTCAACATGCCAACTCACCCGGTGCAGCGTTCACCCTGTTGATCTTGGGCACCGGTATGAACCTGGCCACTCCGGTCTGGTTTGGAAAGCACTACGGATTCAAAGCGACGGCACGGTGGACGGTTTCCCTGCTGGTGATCGTGCTGGGAATCTCCTATGCAATCAATCAGCCGCTGATTCCACCGGGGGTCGAACCTGCCGGTCACACGCATGCCTTTGACATCTACGCCAATCCGATCCCGGTCTCCCAAGGGGGCAACACAACCTCGCTGCGAGACTTGGTGGTCAAGGACCTCGACTTCAGCGTCATCGCTTCGCTCGCCGTCCTGGGTTTCTTCAGCTTGGCCGGGATCGGTTTGCGACTCATGAAAATCGATGAGGCTTGGTTGGTGCGAACTGCCAAGGCTCACTCGTTTGTTTCCTCCCTGACATCGGAAGATGCAAAACCTCGCAAGGGACTCGACTTGGTGGTCCCGCCAGGCATCATCGGAGCGACCATGCTGGCGGGCTTGGTCGCGATGAGTGTCGTCGCCTGCTTCGCCTACTACCCATCGGCGGAGGAATGCTTGGATGAGATCAGCATGGCGAGGGCAGAGTGTTTGTCGGCGGCCAACAGCGGCCAAGCCGAACACGCTTTGTATTGGCTGCCTGTTTGGGAAGACTGGAGTCGCCGAATGGAAGTCGGAACATTCATTCGCACGGGGCAGATTCGGCCCTACCAAAGGATGCAGGGTTATTTGATCCGCAAAAAGCTCGAATTGCTCGAACATGAACTGGAGCACGACCCGTTCGAACTGGAGGAAACACAGCAGGTCGTGAGGAATATTCTGTCAACCAACACCCGCTGGGTACGTTCATTTCGACCCCAAGACTGA
- a CDS encoding AAA family ATPase gives MSVATEHEHETQAALQAMREQLGRVLLGKSEQIEMVIACLLAQGHLLLDDLPGTGKTTLAKALADCLGGRLARIQCTPDLLPTDVTGFNLFNQKTREFEFHPGPVFSDVLLADELNRTTPRTQSALLEAMAERQVTIDAVPHSLSDTFFVIATQNPIDSHGAYPLPEAQLDRFTIKLQIGYPDRAAQLGILENAARATSSHDRPSSTLSLAELRRMQQHVQTISVHPKVREYLVDLVEATRDDATIQLGVSPRGMLLWQRIAQAWAVLQGRDFVTPSDVAKVAHPVLSVRLLTMTDDVDSVIDRIMAEVPAPEYK, from the coding sequence ATGAGTGTGGCAACAGAACACGAACACGAAACACAAGCCGCCCTGCAGGCGATGCGTGAGCAACTCGGAAGAGTCCTCTTGGGCAAGTCCGAACAAATCGAAATGGTGATTGCGTGCCTGCTCGCACAAGGCCACTTGCTGCTGGATGATTTGCCGGGAACGGGCAAGACAACGTTGGCGAAAGCCCTCGCGGATTGCTTGGGAGGCCGACTGGCCCGGATCCAGTGCACGCCGGACTTATTGCCGACCGACGTGACGGGGTTCAATCTCTTCAACCAAAAAACTCGGGAGTTCGAGTTCCATCCCGGTCCCGTGTTCTCCGACGTGCTCTTGGCGGATGAGCTGAACCGAACAACGCCACGTACCCAGAGCGCCTTGCTGGAAGCGATGGCGGAACGGCAGGTCACGATCGATGCGGTCCCGCACTCACTCTCGGACACGTTCTTTGTGATCGCAACGCAGAATCCGATCGACTCACACGGCGCCTACCCGTTGCCCGAAGCCCAACTGGATCGGTTCACGATCAAGCTTCAAATCGGATACCCCGACCGCGCCGCACAACTTGGGATTCTGGAAAACGCTGCCCGTGCGACCAGTTCCCATGACCGTCCGAGCAGCACCCTCTCATTGGCCGAACTGAGGCGGATGCAGCAACACGTCCAAACGATTTCCGTCCACCCGAAAGTCCGCGAATACTTGGTTGACTTGGTCGAAGCAACGCGTGACGACGCAACCATTCAGCTCGGTGTGAGCCCCCGAGGCATGCTGCTGTGGCAACGGATCGCTCAAGCTTGGGCGGTGCTGCAAGGTCGCGACTTCGTGACCCCCAGCGACGTTGCCAAGGTGGCTCACCCGGTCCTGTCCGTGCGTTTGCTGACGATGACCGACGACGTCGATTCCGTGATCGACCGCATCATGGCTGAAGTTCCCGCCCCGGAGTACAAGTGA
- a CDS encoding transglutaminase-like domain-containing protein, with protein MLTSPRKRTEIILLAILAIVAVVPLRFFVESKLWFLTEMGTLLVLLAVAEVVKTFGVESGRSKLVSSFATTLLAITPLLFATLARTFGSPIAFEMSALSAFGSVSLAVAIAATTDRTRSMSLVASGFLVLFATSISEHPHAVWLAVAWMSVCVWHLVANHWEKLDVCLPDSVRPAVGVRPASVLVAVALCVAGGLVVRDRVGPANRMTNGVMPTSGGSKWSDPAARSGIGTGDAAIAAKDHAESFGAVESEIFLESTESSLFDMVNEMIGEPKQKMKWDRRQAMGSENLIPMHDQAAKSEKGGASFSTDRMPPKKHHHIEDAKENAVIQWDGPTGIRLAMERFDTFDGVDWTNSADHFNNQLSRQEIDQHVWFFDPHMKSRAFSNSDLVSVNLLKVLRLDSTRFPSPMMTAGLHIKDINRQDFFGITNDGSLFMPERDKIPPLTVVNLASIQVMEDELWERLPRCVTEVEGHPTLDPASTPHPYEQLQAIVHRLRTEFTFDRNTASLTDNPVEEFLESRRGGDHLFATAAALQAREIGLQSRLVTGFYVRPDSYDFTAGHANITPEDVHVWVEIQLDDGRWFELEPTPGYQPPIYTPSLWLSTKRFAAAHWIHGCLLIAIGAVIFLTRLIWIEWLLATIWSLSLLLPSKHQLRIAMRIVETRARLIGKARPTGKPQRDWLESLVARDVGLHDHVQQFCDVADQAVFGAPTPIDRRQLSSVVRGLKTKQLKSIPSETTA; from the coding sequence ATGCTGACGTCGCCGCGTAAACGAACCGAAATCATCCTGCTCGCAATCCTTGCGATCGTCGCCGTTGTGCCGCTGCGATTCTTCGTTGAATCAAAGCTCTGGTTTCTGACGGAGATGGGAACGTTGTTGGTTCTCCTGGCCGTAGCGGAAGTCGTCAAGACTTTCGGTGTGGAATCAGGCAGATCGAAACTCGTGTCGAGCTTCGCTACGACGCTGCTCGCGATCACCCCCCTCCTGTTCGCAACCCTGGCCCGAACATTCGGTTCGCCAATCGCGTTTGAGATGTCCGCTCTCTCGGCATTTGGTTCGGTCTCGTTGGCCGTTGCCATCGCGGCAACCACCGATCGAACCCGATCGATGTCCTTGGTTGCCAGTGGTTTCCTGGTGCTGTTTGCCACGTCCATTTCCGAACACCCACACGCCGTCTGGCTGGCGGTTGCCTGGATGAGCGTTTGCGTTTGGCACTTGGTTGCCAATCACTGGGAAAAACTCGACGTCTGCTTGCCCGACTCCGTTCGCCCCGCCGTGGGCGTTCGTCCCGCAAGCGTGCTGGTCGCCGTTGCGTTGTGCGTTGCCGGTGGACTGGTCGTTCGCGATCGCGTCGGTCCAGCCAATCGAATGACCAACGGTGTGATGCCCACCAGCGGAGGATCCAAGTGGTCCGACCCGGCAGCACGCTCTGGCATTGGAACGGGCGACGCTGCGATCGCAGCGAAGGATCATGCCGAGTCCTTCGGCGCGGTCGAATCGGAGATCTTCTTGGAATCCACTGAGTCGTCGCTGTTCGACATGGTCAACGAAATGATTGGAGAACCCAAGCAAAAAATGAAATGGGATCGTCGCCAAGCGATGGGCAGCGAGAACCTGATCCCGATGCACGATCAAGCCGCCAAAAGTGAAAAAGGCGGGGCCTCTTTCAGCACCGATCGAATGCCACCGAAGAAACATCACCACATCGAAGATGCAAAAGAAAACGCGGTGATTCAGTGGGACGGACCCACCGGCATTCGATTGGCGATGGAACGCTTCGACACCTTCGATGGTGTTGACTGGACTAACTCAGCCGATCACTTCAACAATCAACTCAGCCGGCAGGAGATTGATCAACATGTTTGGTTCTTCGACCCACACATGAAATCCAGAGCGTTCAGCAACAGCGACCTGGTGTCGGTCAACTTGCTGAAGGTATTGCGTCTCGATTCAACGCGGTTTCCGTCACCGATGATGACGGCAGGACTGCATATCAAAGACATCAACCGCCAAGACTTCTTTGGCATCACCAACGATGGTTCGTTGTTCATGCCCGAACGCGACAAGATCCCGCCCCTGACGGTTGTGAACCTGGCTTCGATCCAGGTGATGGAAGATGAACTGTGGGAACGGCTTCCACGATGTGTCACCGAAGTCGAGGGACATCCAACGCTGGATCCAGCTTCCACGCCGCACCCATACGAACAACTGCAAGCCATCGTCCACCGATTGCGAACGGAGTTCACGTTCGATCGCAACACCGCGAGCCTGACCGACAACCCAGTCGAAGAATTCTTGGAAAGCCGCCGCGGTGGCGATCACCTATTCGCGACCGCAGCAGCACTCCAAGCACGTGAAATCGGATTGCAATCCCGACTGGTGACCGGGTTCTATGTTCGTCCGGACTCCTACGACTTCACCGCGGGACATGCAAACATCACCCCCGAGGACGTTCACGTTTGGGTGGAGATCCAACTCGACGACGGACGCTGGTTCGAACTGGAACCCACACCGGGGTACCAACCACCCATCTACACGCCGTCTTTGTGGCTGAGCACCAAACGCTTTGCGGCAGCGCATTGGATCCATGGCTGCCTCCTCATCGCAATCGGTGCCGTGATATTCCTCACGCGGTTGATTTGGATCGAGTGGTTGCTGGCAACCATCTGGTCGCTGTCGTTGTTGCTGCCCTCGAAACACCAATTGCGAATCGCCATGCGGATCGTGGAAACGCGAGCCCGCTTGATTGGCAAAGCTCGTCCGACGGGGAAACCGCAACGTGATTGGTTGGAATCCTTGGTCGCCCGTGACGTTGGCCTCCACGATCACGTCCAGCAATTCTGCGATGTGGCTGACCAAGCCGTCTTTGGCGCACCGACACCGATCGATCGTCGCCAACTCAGCTCGGTTGTTCGCGGATTGAAAACCAAACAATTGAAATCGATTCCAAGTGAGACAACCGCATGA
- a CDS encoding DUF58 domain-containing protein, translating into MLTTDFCPWANRFVYWLKEPIGWFVLATAISVIVGLYLSPIGWVLAASLSAIMVVGMAWPLVAVSVTRCELRPETNCVHEGDACRMLVSVRNRLPIPVWGLSVEGYLDCEGDEAVPTVGLACVPPMCVSDFGITVNPTLRGHYPIQSPSVACSFPFGIWTARRKLSTTKSLTVWPKVYPVQGVCPIIGLTSTDHGDGNRGGRSGDFVGVRDYRRGDSAKHINWVASARVDTLVVTERGGPQSVELDVFVDTAISRSASTTLSEEEQSESVGRERLANRIRMAASVLINLHQTGVPMRVTIGPQSLSLPHGAKGRQQILNALTEIPADGIVAPIQRKRISKHARIEFATDPPGCEVVQVIDPRGGRRAGGRSVTKQIVSSGALAQQIGDFWTEVRDADVAA; encoded by the coding sequence ATGCTGACGACCGATTTTTGCCCCTGGGCGAATCGTTTTGTTTACTGGCTCAAAGAGCCAATCGGTTGGTTCGTTCTGGCAACCGCGATCAGCGTGATCGTCGGTTTGTACTTGAGTCCCATCGGTTGGGTCCTGGCCGCGTCCTTGTCCGCGATCATGGTCGTCGGGATGGCCTGGCCGTTGGTGGCCGTGTCCGTTACGAGATGCGAACTGCGGCCCGAAACAAATTGCGTTCATGAGGGGGATGCATGCCGAATGCTTGTCTCGGTTCGCAATCGGCTTCCCATTCCAGTTTGGGGATTGTCCGTCGAAGGCTACCTGGATTGTGAAGGTGATGAAGCGGTTCCCACGGTCGGACTCGCTTGTGTGCCACCGATGTGCGTCAGTGACTTTGGCATCACCGTCAATCCGACACTGCGAGGCCATTACCCCATTCAATCGCCTTCCGTTGCCTGCTCGTTTCCATTTGGAATTTGGACCGCACGGCGAAAGCTGTCCACGACGAAGTCGCTCACGGTCTGGCCCAAGGTTTATCCGGTTCAAGGCGTTTGCCCGATCATCGGTCTGACCAGCACCGATCACGGCGACGGAAATCGCGGCGGCCGAAGCGGCGACTTTGTCGGCGTGAGAGACTATCGCCGCGGCGATTCGGCCAAGCACATCAACTGGGTCGCATCCGCCAGAGTGGACACGTTGGTCGTGACCGAACGTGGCGGACCGCAGTCGGTGGAACTGGATGTGTTTGTCGACACTGCCATTTCCCGCTCCGCCTCCACGACACTCTCCGAAGAGGAGCAATCTGAATCCGTCGGGCGTGAACGGCTGGCCAATCGCATTCGCATGGCGGCCAGTGTCTTGATCAATCTGCACCAAACCGGGGTGCCAATGCGTGTCACGATTGGCCCGCAAAGTTTGTCTTTGCCACATGGCGCCAAAGGCAGGCAGCAGATTCTCAACGCACTCACCGAGATCCCCGCCGATGGAATCGTTGCCCCCATCCAACGAAAACGGATCAGCAAACACGCCCGAATCGAGTTCGCGACCGATCCCCCTGGGTGCGAAGTCGTGCAGGTGATTGACCCGCGGGGCGGCCGCCGGGCAGGTGGGCGATCGGTGACGAAACAAATCGTATCGAGCGGTGCGTTGGCGCAGCAAATCGGCGACTTCTGGACGGAGGTGCGTGATGCTGACGTCGCCGCGTAA